From the genome of Paraburkholderia aromaticivorans, one region includes:
- a CDS encoding mannose-1-phosphate guanylyltransferase/mannose-6-phosphate isomerase, with amino-acid sequence MTAPVTATPADTRSTQVKSLNVKLKVHPVILAGGSGTRLWPMSREQHPKQLIGLLGDDSLLQSTTRRLDGLESGYPLTDQLVVVANEDQRFTTAEQLRTSGKPTRLILEPTGRDTAPALTVAALSVAAQDEDGIMVVMPADHAVTDIDGFHAAVATGVQHAAAGHIVTMGIVPTRAETGYGYIRIGAALGTTNDAQDAGVQPAGKIGAHKLDRFVEKPHLELAQRYIESKEYWWNSGIFIMRASTWLKAIRHFQPAIYEACDAAFAGGKADGDFFRLQRDAFSASPSNSIDYAVMEQLGNDQSAASGIVVPLQAGWSDVGSWDAIWDISDKDADQNVGRGRVMFEGAASTFAHSEGRLIACVGTQDLVVVETADAILVADKSRVQDVKKIVGRIRSDGGLEAANHRKVHRPWGNYDSVDTGERFQVKRIVVKPGARLSLQMHHHRAEHWIVVRGTALVTRGEERFIVSENESAYIPLGVTHRLENPGKMPLEMIEVQSGSYLGEDDIVRFDDTYGRQ; translated from the coding sequence ATGACAGCTCCGGTTACGGCCACGCCCGCCGACACCCGGTCCACGCAAGTCAAGTCCCTGAACGTCAAGCTCAAGGTTCATCCCGTGATTCTGGCGGGCGGCTCCGGCACGCGGCTGTGGCCGATGTCGCGCGAACAGCACCCGAAGCAGCTCATCGGCCTGCTCGGCGACGATTCGCTGCTGCAATCCACCACCCGCCGTCTCGACGGACTCGAATCCGGTTATCCGCTCACCGATCAACTCGTCGTAGTGGCCAATGAAGACCAGCGCTTCACCACCGCCGAACAGTTGCGCACGAGCGGCAAGCCGACCCGGCTGATTCTCGAACCCACCGGCCGCGACACGGCGCCGGCGCTCACCGTGGCCGCCCTCTCGGTCGCCGCGCAGGACGAAGACGGCATCATGGTGGTGATGCCCGCCGACCACGCGGTCACGGACATCGACGGCTTTCATGCGGCGGTGGCCACCGGCGTGCAGCATGCGGCGGCCGGTCATATCGTCACGATGGGTATCGTGCCGACACGTGCGGAAACGGGCTATGGCTACATTCGCATCGGTGCGGCGCTTGGCACGACTAATGATGCGCAGGATGCCGGCGTGCAACCGGCTGGCAAGATCGGCGCGCACAAGCTCGATCGCTTCGTCGAGAAGCCGCATCTGGAACTGGCGCAGCGTTATATCGAATCGAAGGAGTACTGGTGGAATAGCGGCATTTTCATCATGCGCGCGTCGACCTGGCTGAAGGCGATCCGCCATTTCCAGCCGGCCATTTACGAAGCCTGCGACGCGGCCTTCGCGGGCGGCAAGGCGGACGGCGACTTCTTCCGTCTGCAACGCGACGCGTTCAGCGCCTCGCCGTCGAATTCGATCGACTACGCGGTCATGGAGCAGCTCGGCAACGACCAGAGCGCGGCCTCGGGGATCGTCGTGCCGTTGCAGGCGGGCTGGTCCGACGTGGGTTCGTGGGACGCGATCTGGGACATCTCGGATAAGGACGCCGATCAGAACGTGGGGCGTGGGCGCGTGATGTTCGAAGGCGCCGCGTCGACCTTCGCACATTCGGAAGGACGCCTGATTGCCTGCGTGGGCACGCAGGATCTGGTGGTGGTGGAAACGGCCGACGCCATTCTGGTTGCCGACAAGTCACGCGTGCAGGACGTCAAGAAGATCGTGGGCCGGATTCGCAGCGACGGCGGGCTGGAAGCGGCCAACCATCGCAAGGTGCATCGCCCGTGGGGCAACTACGATTCCGTCGACACCGGCGAGCGCTTCCAGGTCAAACGGATCGTGGTGAAACCGGGTGCGCGGCTCTCGCTGCAAATGCATCATCACCGCGCCGAACACTGGATCGTCGTGCGCGGCACGGCGCTCGTCACGCGGGGCGAAGAGCGCTTTATCGTCTCCGAAAACGAATCGGCCTATATTCCGCTGGGCGTCACCCACCGTCTCGAGAATCCGGGCAAGATGCCGCTCGAAATGATCGAGGTCCAGTCCGGTTCGTATCTCGGCGAAGACGATATCGTGCGCTTCGACGACACCTACGGACGCCAGTAA
- a CDS encoding UDP-glucose dehydrogenase family protein produces the protein MNLTIIGSGYVGLVTGACLADIGHDVFCLDVDQRKIDVLNNGGVPIHEPGLQEIIARNRKAGRLKFSTDVEAAVAHGDIQFIAVGTPSDEDGSADLQYVLAAARNIGRHMTGFKVIVDKSTVPVGTASRVREVIAAELAERNAAHMFSVVSNPEFLKEGAAVEDFTRPDRIVLGCDEDVPGEKARELMKRLYAPFNRNRERTLYMDVRSAEFTKYAANAMLATRISYMNELANLADRVGADIEAVRRGIGSDPRIGYDFLYAGCGYGGSCFPKDVQALIRTAADHKANLRILEAVEAVNETQKQVLAQKIVSRLGEDLSDRTFGVWGLAFKPNTDDMREAPSRPLIAELLRRGARVKAYDPVAIDESKRVFALDLKDVPQQHARLEFVKEEMDAAVGADALVILTEWKVFKSPDFDSLKRILKTPLIFDGRNLYEPDALLELGIEYQAIGRQHALRNAPAKVGANGLPLARTEAAETTDTAEAGR, from the coding sequence ATGAACCTGACGATCATCGGTAGTGGCTACGTGGGCCTCGTGACGGGCGCGTGTCTGGCCGACATCGGCCACGACGTCTTCTGTCTCGACGTCGATCAGCGCAAGATCGACGTGCTCAACAACGGTGGTGTGCCGATCCATGAACCGGGTCTGCAGGAGATCATCGCGCGCAACCGCAAGGCCGGCCGCCTGAAGTTCTCGACCGACGTCGAAGCCGCGGTCGCGCACGGCGATATCCAGTTCATCGCGGTCGGCACGCCGTCCGACGAGGACGGCTCCGCCGACCTGCAATACGTGCTGGCCGCCGCGCGCAATATCGGCCGCCATATGACGGGCTTCAAGGTGATCGTCGACAAATCGACGGTGCCGGTCGGCACGGCCTCGCGCGTGCGCGAGGTGATCGCCGCTGAACTGGCGGAGCGCAACGCCGCGCACATGTTCTCGGTGGTGTCGAATCCCGAGTTCCTCAAAGAGGGCGCGGCGGTGGAAGACTTCACGCGGCCCGATCGCATCGTGCTCGGTTGCGACGAGGACGTGCCGGGCGAGAAAGCGCGCGAGCTGATGAAGCGCCTTTACGCGCCGTTCAACCGCAATCGCGAACGCACGCTGTACATGGACGTGCGCTCGGCCGAATTCACCAAGTACGCGGCCAACGCCATGCTTGCCACGCGTATTTCGTACATGAACGAGCTTGCCAATCTGGCCGACCGCGTCGGCGCGGATATCGAGGCGGTGCGGCGCGGCATCGGTTCCGATCCGCGCATCGGCTACGACTTCCTGTATGCCGGCTGCGGCTACGGCGGTTCCTGCTTTCCGAAGGACGTGCAGGCGCTGATCCGCACGGCCGCCGACCACAAGGCGAATCTGCGCATTCTCGAAGCGGTGGAAGCGGTCAACGAGACGCAGAAGCAGGTGCTCGCGCAAAAGATCGTCTCGCGTCTGGGCGAAGATCTGTCGGACCGCACCTTCGGCGTATGGGGCCTCGCGTTCAAGCCGAATACCGACGACATGCGCGAAGCGCCGAGCCGTCCGCTGATCGCCGAGCTGCTGCGCCGCGGCGCCCGCGTGAAGGCTTACGACCCGGTCGCGATCGACGAATCGAAGCGCGTGTTCGCGCTCGATCTGAAGGACGTGCCGCAGCAGCACGCGCGCCTCGAGTTCGTGAAGGAGGAGATGGACGCCGCCGTTGGCGCCGACGCGCTGGTGATCCTCACCGAGTGGAAGGTGTTCAAGAGCCCGGACTTCGATTCGCTCAAACGGATCCTGAAGACGCCGCTGATTTTCGACGGCCGCAATCTGTACGAACCGGACGCGCTGCTCGAACTCGGTATCGAGTATCAGGCGATCGGCCGTCAGCACGCATTGCGCAATGCGCCGGCGAAGGTCGGCGCGAACGGCTTGCCGCTCGCGCGAACGGAAGCGGCGGAAACGACGGATACGGCCGAAGCCGGCCGCTGA
- a CDS encoding exopolysaccharide biosynthesis protein: protein MFANVLIVCHANVCRSPAAEMLFKSRQRAASRSQAAPIAFHSAGIRAVNGHGMDPVMRRLLAEQGVASDIHYSRRLNRQLVRDADLVLVTERAQVDDVEALDPASRGKVYPLGKWEADSDVADPHGGAETDYRESLVLIEHLVMGWLKKIC from the coding sequence ATGTTCGCCAACGTATTGATCGTCTGCCACGCCAACGTGTGCCGTTCGCCTGCCGCCGAAATGCTGTTCAAGTCCCGGCAACGCGCGGCATCGCGTTCGCAGGCGGCGCCGATTGCGTTTCATTCGGCGGGCATCCGGGCCGTGAACGGCCACGGCATGGACCCGGTCATGCGACGCCTGCTCGCCGAGCAGGGCGTCGCCTCGGACATCCACTACTCGCGGCGGCTGAACCGTCAACTCGTGCGCGACGCCGATCTGGTGCTGGTCACCGAGCGCGCGCAGGTGGACGACGTCGAAGCGCTCGATCCGGCCTCGCGCGGCAAGGTCTATCCGCTCGGCAAGTGGGAAGCGGATTCCGACGTCGCCGATCCGCACGGCGGGGCGGAAACCGACTATAGGGAGAGTCTCGTGCTCATCGAACATCTGGTCATGGGATGGCTGAAAAAAATATGCTGA
- a CDS encoding polysaccharide biosynthesis/export family protein codes for MLMKKLTAHSFADGTSRLAAALLLTSFLSACATAPGNYLDTSRLKDDGQHDSQPAETYPVHVIDAAVVTAQAQATAAKTQLLPTSTLSDPSQYVYRLSPQDILGITVWDHPELTTPQGSTLSAGGNTTQSIGGALQQPYTAALPGQADPYGQTIAADGTIFFPFVGRIRAAGKTVGELRDQLSSGLVRYIRNPQVDVRVLSYRGQKVQVTGEVKTPGPLAVSDVPLTLVDAITRSGGTNADADIQRVRLTRNNKLYILDADRMLDRGDTTQNVMLQNGDVINVPDRTDSRVFVMGEVKTPIQLPIIKGRMTIADALTQGGGILDTDANPRQIFVMRGMKDHPTTPDVYRLDMTQPDAIMLSSQFQLQPLDVVYVGTAASTTFNRVLQQVLPSVQTLFYLKQLTR; via the coding sequence ATGCTGATGAAAAAACTCACTGCACACTCATTCGCGGACGGCACGTCCAGACTCGCCGCCGCGCTTTTGCTGACGTCCTTTCTGTCGGCCTGCGCCACCGCACCTGGCAATTACCTCGACACCTCCCGTCTGAAAGACGACGGCCAGCACGACAGTCAACCCGCCGAAACCTATCCGGTCCATGTGATCGACGCCGCCGTCGTGACCGCGCAGGCGCAAGCCACCGCCGCGAAGACCCAACTGCTGCCGACCTCCACGCTGAGCGACCCGTCGCAGTACGTATACCGGCTGTCGCCGCAGGACATTCTCGGCATCACCGTGTGGGACCACCCTGAACTGACCACGCCGCAGGGCAGCACGCTGTCGGCGGGCGGCAACACCACGCAGTCGATCGGCGGCGCCTTGCAGCAGCCGTACACGGCCGCGCTGCCGGGCCAGGCCGACCCGTACGGCCAGACCATCGCCGCCGACGGCACGATCTTCTTCCCGTTCGTCGGCCGTATTCGCGCGGCCGGCAAAACCGTCGGCGAGTTGCGCGATCAGTTGAGCTCGGGCCTCGTGCGCTATATCCGCAATCCGCAGGTCGACGTGCGCGTGCTGTCGTACCGCGGCCAGAAGGTGCAGGTGACCGGCGAAGTGAAGACGCCGGGCCCGCTCGCCGTGAGCGACGTGCCGCTCACGCTGGTCGACGCGATCACGCGCTCGGGCGGCACGAACGCAGACGCCGATATTCAGCGCGTGCGTCTCACGCGCAACAACAAGCTCTACATCCTCGACGCCGACCGCATGCTCGATCGCGGCGACACCACGCAGAACGTGATGCTGCAAAACGGCGACGTGATCAACGTGCCGGACCGCACCGATAGCCGCGTGTTCGTGATGGGCGAAGTGAAGACGCCGATCCAGCTGCCGATCATCAAGGGGCGCATGACGATCGCCGACGCGCTCACGCAAGGCGGCGGCATTCTCGATACGGACGCCAATCCGCGCCAGATCTTCGTGATGCGCGGCATGAAGGATCATCCGACCACGCCGGACGTCTACCGCCTCGACATGACGCAGCCTGACGCCATCATGCTGTCCTCGCAGTTCCAGTTGCAGCCGCTGGATGTCGTGTACGTGGGCACGGCGGCGTCGACCACCTTCAACCGTGTGTTGCAGCAGGTCTTGCCGAGCGTGCAGACATTGTTCTACCTCAAGCAGCTGACGCGCTGA
- a CDS encoding undecaprenyl-phosphate glucose phosphotransferase — MLSVLSRIIDIAMVALGAAIAAAVHSGKAVWLDDMQSISLAFDCLLVVVFFPALGIYQSWRGKPLYDLLCRVAGGWLLVEVTGVLISFSLHRSDSLSRLWLVYWAVATIVLLIVTKVIVYSILRGLRREGFNQRAVAIVGGAPYGRFLIQQMRGRPEAGFSPVVVFDEDGTINPYEDPDAGEAIEGVPVERDYQRMLHLVRQRAIRELWLALPISKEKAIHRFVMDLRNDFVNIRFIPDVRSLTLFNQPMVDLLGVPAINLAASPITDLRVLPKRVFDRLFALAALTALAPVMLIIAAAVKLNSPGPVFFRQKRKGIDGNQFEIYKFRSMRVHKEEAGRITQATRRDPRITAVGAFLRRTSLDELPQFINVLRGEMSVVGPRPHALEHDDIYKDLVKGYMHRYRIKPGITGWAQINGYRGETDRIEKMMGRVKLDLYYMQHWTFWLDIKIVVLTLWKGFVGNNAY, encoded by the coding sequence ATGCTGAGCGTTCTATCGAGAATCATCGACATCGCCATGGTCGCGCTCGGTGCTGCCATCGCGGCGGCCGTGCACAGCGGGAAAGCCGTCTGGCTGGACGATATGCAAAGCATCTCGCTCGCGTTCGACTGCCTGCTGGTGGTGGTGTTCTTCCCCGCGCTCGGGATCTATCAGTCGTGGCGCGGCAAGCCGCTGTACGACCTGCTGTGCCGCGTGGCGGGCGGCTGGCTGCTGGTGGAAGTCACCGGCGTGCTGATCAGCTTCAGCCTGCACCGCTCGGACAGCCTGTCGCGGCTGTGGCTCGTCTATTGGGCCGTGGCCACGATCGTGCTGCTGATCGTCACCAAGGTGATCGTCTATTCGATCCTGCGCGGGCTGCGCCGCGAGGGCTTCAATCAGCGCGCGGTGGCGATCGTCGGCGGCGCGCCGTATGGGCGTTTTCTGATCCAGCAGATGCGCGGCCGCCCGGAAGCGGGCTTCAGTCCGGTCGTGGTGTTCGACGAGGACGGCACGATCAATCCGTACGAAGACCCCGACGCGGGCGAGGCGATCGAGGGCGTGCCGGTCGAGCGCGACTATCAGCGCATGCTGCACCTCGTGCGTCAGCGCGCGATCCGCGAACTGTGGCTCGCGCTGCCGATCTCGAAGGAAAAGGCGATTCATCGCTTCGTGATGGACCTGCGCAACGACTTCGTGAACATCCGTTTCATTCCGGACGTGCGCAGCCTGACGCTCTTCAATCAGCCGATGGTCGATCTGCTCGGCGTGCCGGCGATCAACCTGGCCGCCTCGCCGATCACCGATCTGCGCGTGCTGCCCAAGCGCGTGTTCGATCGTCTGTTCGCGCTCGCCGCGTTGACAGCGCTTGCACCGGTCATGCTGATCATCGCCGCCGCGGTGAAGCTGAACTCGCCAGGCCCCGTGTTCTTCCGGCAAAAGCGCAAGGGCATCGACGGCAATCAGTTCGAGATCTACAAGTTCCGCTCGATGCGGGTGCACAAGGAAGAGGCCGGCAGGATCACCCAGGCCACGCGGCGCGATCCGCGCATCACCGCGGTCGGCGCGTTCCTGCGGCGCACCAGCCTCGACGAGCTGCCGCAGTTCATCAACGTGCTGCGCGGCGAGATGTCGGTGGTCGGCCCGCGTCCGCACGCGCTCGAACACGACGACATCTACAAGGATCTGGTGAAGGGCTACATGCACCGCTACCGGATCAAACCGGGCATCACCGGGTGGGCGCAGATCAACGGCTATCGCGGCGAAACCGACCGCATCGAAAAGATGATGGGCCGCGTCAAGCTCGATCTGTACTACATGCAGCACTGGACCTTCTGGCTCGACATCAAGATCGTCGTGCTGACGCTGTGGAAGGGCTTTGTGGGCAACAACGCATATTGA